A stretch of the Corythoichthys intestinalis isolate RoL2023-P3 chromosome 22, ASM3026506v1, whole genome shotgun sequence genome encodes the following:
- the ints3 gene encoding integrator complex subunit 3 isoform X3 encodes MEAAPVKAKPQGRLLVSTQLDAKDELEEKLERCVGVVHSLTNGLSEREANDALTANVCKGQQQHEEVCLGLLALLLTEPAQAQRCYRDLTLVNRDGMNVVLVKINQILMEKFLKLQDVPRKQLVWLVRELVKSGVMATDGVVMTLLKQIAGGDVSAKNLWLAESVLDILLEQKEWLAKSGMLIAMSVYTYLRLIVDHGAPNLLALRQKEVDFCIGMLREKFLECVIIGRDLVRLLQNVARIPEMDLLWRDLLHNPQVLSPQFTGVLQLLTARTSRKFLACRLTPDMETKLLFMTSRVRFGQQKRYQDWFQRQYLSMAESQSLRCDLIRYICGVVHPSNEVLSSDILPRWAIIGWLLTTCTSNVAASNAKLALFYDWLFFNPDKDSIMNIEPAILVMHHSMKPHPAITATLLDFMCRIIPHFFPPLEVQVRQGVFNSLTFIMEKRVLAHLAPLFDNPKLDRELRSMLRERFPEFCGAPSPPTEVKMEEMASMEMEHMLDKEEGCYDNTEAAFSDDEEEVNSKGKKREFRFHPIREAVAEEPADITPWLHQLEDTMRDKVVQLQKSSDTETQCEVMQDIVDLILEEDFDTEQMSALASCLAEIFKEHFRGDVLPEDITDESLEESVCKAVCLVFRNLVTMQEDNSGFSVLLDMLAELYQKQPKIGYHLLYYLKASKAANGKMMLYESFAQATALGDLHTCLMMDMKACQEDDVRLLCYLTPSIYSEFPDETLRSGELLNMIVAVIDSTQELMCHVMMGNLVMFRKDSVLNILIQSLDWETFEQYSTWQLFLAHSIPLEAIIPILQHLKYKEHPEALSCLLLQLRREKPSEEMVKMVLSRPCHSEDQFTTSLLRHWASKHDDTLAEHIKAQLIKNNNQPRKRQSLRSSSSKLAQLTLEQILEHLDNLRLSLNNTKNSFFSQTPILQALQHVQASCDEGHKMRFSDLFALAEEYEDSQAKPPKSRRKAAATSPRSRKGAAPPSNNEEESASSSASEEEDSKPKAPKRKRKCSSAVASDSD; translated from the exons ATGGAAGCCGCCCCGGTCAAGGCCAAGCCGCAGGGCCGCCTTCTGGTGTCCACGCAGCTCGACGCCAAAGACGAGCTGGAAGAG aAACTGGAGCGTTGCGTCGGAGTGGTGCACTCCTTGACCAATGGCCTTTCCGAGAGAGAAGCGAACGACGCCCTGACGGCCAAT GTGTGTAAAGGCCAGCAACAGCACGAAGAGGTTTGTCTCGGTCTCTTGGCGCTTCTTCTCACCGAGCCGGCGCAGGCCCAGAGG TGTTACCGAGACCTGACCCTGGTGAACAGAGACGGAATGAACGTGGTCCTGGTCAAGATCAACCAGATCCTAATGGAAAAGTTCCTCAAGCTGCAAGACGTCCCCAGAAAGCAG TTGGTGTGGCTGGTCAGAGAGTTGGTGAAGAGCGGCGTGATGGCGACGGACGGCGTGGTCATGACGCTGCTCAAGCAGATCGCGG GAGGCGACGTGTCCGCCAAGAACTTGTGGTTGGCCGAGAGCGTCCTGGACATCCTGCTGGAGCAAAA GGAGTGGCTGGCGAAGAGCGGGATGCTGATCGCCATGTCCGTCTACACGTACCTGCGGCTGATCGTGGACCACGGCGCCCCCAACCTGCTGGCTCTCCGCCAGAAGGAAGTGGACTTTTGCATCGGGATGCTGCGGGAAAAG TTTTTGGAGTGCGTGATCATCGGCCGCGATTTGGTGCGCCTGCTGCAGAACGTGGCTCGCATCCCCGAGATGGACCTCCTGTGGAGGGACTTGCTCCACAACCCTCAAGTCCTCAGTCCTCAATTCACCG GCGTCCTCCAGCTGCTGACGGCCCGGACTTCCCGAAAGTTCCTGGCCTGCCGTCTGACCCCCGACATGGAGACCAAGCTCCTCTTCATGACCTCCAGG GTCCGCTTCGGGCAGCAGAAGCGCTACCAAGACTGGTTCCAGCGCCAGTACCTGTCCATGGCGGAGAGCCAGTCGCTGCGCTGCGATCTGATTCGCTACATCTGCGGCGTGGTCCACCCGTCCAACGAGGTCCTCAGCTCCGACATCCTACCGCGCTGGGCCATCATCGGCTGGCTGCTCACCACCTGCACG TCCAACGTGGCCGCCTCCAACGCCAAGCTGGCGCTCTTCTACGACTGGCTGTTCTTCAACCCTGACAAGGACAGCATCATGAACATAG AGCCGGCCATTCTGGTGATGCATCATTCCATGAAGCCTCATCCCGCCATCACGGCAACACTGCTGGACTTTATGTGTCGG ATCATTCCTCACTTCTTCCCTCCGTTGGAAGTTCAAGTTCGTCAGGGCGTCTTCAACTCGCTCACGTTCATCATGGAGAAGCGAGTGCTGGC GCACCTGGCGCCGTTGTTCGACAATCCCAAGCTGGACCGAGAACTTCGCTCCATGCTCAGAGAAAGGTTTCCGGAGTTCTGCGGCGCCCCCTCGCCGCCGACAGAAG TGAAAATGGAGGAGATGGCGTCTATGGAGATGGAGCACATGTTGGACAAGGAAGAAGGTTGCTACGACAACACGGAAGCCGCCTTCAGCGACGACGAGGAGGAGGTCAACAGCAAag GAAAGAAGCGCGAGTTCCGCTTTCATCCCATCAGAGAGGCCGTCGCGGAGGAGCCCGCCGACATCACGCCCTGGCTCCACCAATTGGAGGACACCATGAGGGACAAGGTGGTCCAGCTGCAGAAGTCCAG CGATACGGAGACGCAGTGCGAAGTCATGCAGGACATCGTGGACCTCATCCTGGAG GAGGACTTTGACACGGAGCAGATGTCGGCTTTAGCCTCCTGTCTGGCGGAAATCTTCAAAGAACATTTCCGCGGGGACGTCCTCCCCGAAGACATCACCGACGA GTCTCTGGAGGAGTCGGTGTGCAAGGCGGTGTGTCTGGTCTTCCGCAACTTGGTGACCATGCAGGAGGACAACAGCGGCTTCTCCGTTCTTCTGGACATGCTGGCCGAACTTTACCAGAAGCAGCCCAAGATCGGTTACCACCTGCTCTACTACCTCAAAGCCAG CAAAGCGGCCAACGGCAAGATGATGCTGTACGAGTCCTTCGCTCAGGCCACGGCGCTGGGCGACCTTCACACGTGCCTCATGATGGACATGAAGGCGtgtcaggaggatgacgtccgaTTGCTCTGCTACCTGACGCCCTCCATCTACTCTGAG tttccgGACGAGACGTTGCGAAGCGGCGAGCTGCTCAACATGATCGTGGCAGTCATCGATTCTACTCAG GAGTTGATGTGTCACGTGATGATGGGCAACCTGGTCATGTTCCGCAAGGATTCGGTCCTCAACATCCTCA TCCAGTCGTTAGACTGGGAGACTTTTGAGCAGTACAGCACGTGGCAGCTTTTCCTGGCGCACAGCATTCCCCTGGAGGCCATCATACCCATCCTGCAGCACCTCAAATACAAAG AACACCCCGAGGCCCTGTCCTGCCTGCTCCTGCAACTACGGCGGGAAAA ACCCAGCGAGGAGATGGTGAAGATGGTTTTGAGCAGGCCTTGCCACAGCGAGGACCAGTTCACCACCAGCCTCCTGCGCCACTGGGCGTCCAAACACGACGACACGCTGGCCGAACACATCAAGGCGCAGCTCATCAAGAACAACAACCAACCGCGGAAGAGGCAGAG TCTCCGCAGCTCCAGCAGCAAACTGGCTCAGCTGACCCTGGAGCAGATCCTGGAACACCTGGACAACCTCAGGTTGAGTCTCAACAACACCAAGAACAGCT TCTTCAGCCAGACGCCCATCCTGCAGGCCCTGCAGCACGTTCAGGCCAGTTGCGACGAAGGACACAAAATGAG GTTCAGCGACCTCTTCGCCCTGGCCGAAGAATACGAAGATTCGCAGGCCAAGCCGCCCAAGTCTCGGCGCAAGGCGGCCGCCACTTCGCCGCGGTCCAGGAAAGGCGCGGCGCCCCCCAGCAACAACGAGGAGGAGAGCGCGTCCAGCAGCGCCTCG GAGGAGGAAGACTCCAAGCCCAAAGCTCCCAAGAGGAAGAGGAAATGCTCGTCGGCCGTGGCGTCGGACAGCGACTGA
- the ints3 gene encoding integrator complex subunit 3 isoform X2, with translation MEAAPVKAKPQGRLLVSTQLDAKDELEEKLERCVGVVHSLTNGLSEREANDALTANVCKGQQQHEEVCLGLLALLLTEPAQAQRCYRDLTLVNRDGMNVVLVKINQILMEKFLKLQDVPRKQLVWLVRELVKSGVMATDGVVMTLLKQIAGGDVSAKNLWLAESVLDILLEQKEWLAKSGMLIAMSVYTYLRLIVDHGAPNLLALRQKEVDFCIGMLREKFLECVIIGRDLVRLLQNVARIPEMDLLWRDLLHNPQVLSPQFTGVLQLLTARTSRKFLACRLTPDMETKLLFMTSRVRFGQQKRYQDWFQRQYLSMAESQSLRCDLIRYICGVVHPSNEVLSSDILPRWAIIGWLLTTCTSNVAASNAKLALFYDWLFFNPDKDSIMNIEPAILVMHHSMKPHPAITATLLDFMCRIIPHFFPPLEVQVRQGVFNSLTFIMEKRVLAHLAPLFDNPKLDRELRSMLRERFPEFCGAPSPPTEVKMEEMASMEMEHMLDKEEGCYDNTEAAFSDDEEEVNSKGKKREFRFHPIREAVAEEPADITPWLHQLEDTMRDKVVQLQKSSDTETQCEVMQDIVDLILEEDFDTEQMSALASCLAEIFKEHFRGDVLPEDITDESLEESVCKAVCLVFRNLVTMQEDNSGFSVLLDMLAELYQKQPKIGYHLLYYLKASKAANGKMMLYESFAQATALGDLHTCLMMDMKACQEDDVRLLCYLTPSIYSEFPDETLRSGELLNMIVAVIDSTQLQELMCHVMMGNLVMFRKDSVLNILIQSLDWETFEQYSTWQLFLAHSIPLEAIIPILQHLKYKEHPEALSCLLLQLRREKPSEEMVKMVLSRPCHSEDQFTTSLLRHWASKHDDTLAEHIKAQLIKNNNQPRKRQSLRSSSSKLAQLTLEQILEHLDNLRLSLNNTKNSFFSQTPILQALQHVQASCDEGHKMRFSDLFALAEEYEDSQAKPPKSRRKAAATSPRSRKGAAPPSNNEEESASSSASEEEDSKPKAPKRKRKCSSAVASDSD, from the exons ATGGAAGCCGCCCCGGTCAAGGCCAAGCCGCAGGGCCGCCTTCTGGTGTCCACGCAGCTCGACGCCAAAGACGAGCTGGAAGAG aAACTGGAGCGTTGCGTCGGAGTGGTGCACTCCTTGACCAATGGCCTTTCCGAGAGAGAAGCGAACGACGCCCTGACGGCCAAT GTGTGTAAAGGCCAGCAACAGCACGAAGAGGTTTGTCTCGGTCTCTTGGCGCTTCTTCTCACCGAGCCGGCGCAGGCCCAGAGG TGTTACCGAGACCTGACCCTGGTGAACAGAGACGGAATGAACGTGGTCCTGGTCAAGATCAACCAGATCCTAATGGAAAAGTTCCTCAAGCTGCAAGACGTCCCCAGAAAGCAG TTGGTGTGGCTGGTCAGAGAGTTGGTGAAGAGCGGCGTGATGGCGACGGACGGCGTGGTCATGACGCTGCTCAAGCAGATCGCGG GAGGCGACGTGTCCGCCAAGAACTTGTGGTTGGCCGAGAGCGTCCTGGACATCCTGCTGGAGCAAAA GGAGTGGCTGGCGAAGAGCGGGATGCTGATCGCCATGTCCGTCTACACGTACCTGCGGCTGATCGTGGACCACGGCGCCCCCAACCTGCTGGCTCTCCGCCAGAAGGAAGTGGACTTTTGCATCGGGATGCTGCGGGAAAAG TTTTTGGAGTGCGTGATCATCGGCCGCGATTTGGTGCGCCTGCTGCAGAACGTGGCTCGCATCCCCGAGATGGACCTCCTGTGGAGGGACTTGCTCCACAACCCTCAAGTCCTCAGTCCTCAATTCACCG GCGTCCTCCAGCTGCTGACGGCCCGGACTTCCCGAAAGTTCCTGGCCTGCCGTCTGACCCCCGACATGGAGACCAAGCTCCTCTTCATGACCTCCAGG GTCCGCTTCGGGCAGCAGAAGCGCTACCAAGACTGGTTCCAGCGCCAGTACCTGTCCATGGCGGAGAGCCAGTCGCTGCGCTGCGATCTGATTCGCTACATCTGCGGCGTGGTCCACCCGTCCAACGAGGTCCTCAGCTCCGACATCCTACCGCGCTGGGCCATCATCGGCTGGCTGCTCACCACCTGCACG TCCAACGTGGCCGCCTCCAACGCCAAGCTGGCGCTCTTCTACGACTGGCTGTTCTTCAACCCTGACAAGGACAGCATCATGAACATAG AGCCGGCCATTCTGGTGATGCATCATTCCATGAAGCCTCATCCCGCCATCACGGCAACACTGCTGGACTTTATGTGTCGG ATCATTCCTCACTTCTTCCCTCCGTTGGAAGTTCAAGTTCGTCAGGGCGTCTTCAACTCGCTCACGTTCATCATGGAGAAGCGAGTGCTGGC GCACCTGGCGCCGTTGTTCGACAATCCCAAGCTGGACCGAGAACTTCGCTCCATGCTCAGAGAAAGGTTTCCGGAGTTCTGCGGCGCCCCCTCGCCGCCGACAGAAG TGAAAATGGAGGAGATGGCGTCTATGGAGATGGAGCACATGTTGGACAAGGAAGAAGGTTGCTACGACAACACGGAAGCCGCCTTCAGCGACGACGAGGAGGAGGTCAACAGCAAag GAAAGAAGCGCGAGTTCCGCTTTCATCCCATCAGAGAGGCCGTCGCGGAGGAGCCCGCCGACATCACGCCCTGGCTCCACCAATTGGAGGACACCATGAGGGACAAGGTGGTCCAGCTGCAGAAGTCCAG CGATACGGAGACGCAGTGCGAAGTCATGCAGGACATCGTGGACCTCATCCTGGAG GAGGACTTTGACACGGAGCAGATGTCGGCTTTAGCCTCCTGTCTGGCGGAAATCTTCAAAGAACATTTCCGCGGGGACGTCCTCCCCGAAGACATCACCGACGA GTCTCTGGAGGAGTCGGTGTGCAAGGCGGTGTGTCTGGTCTTCCGCAACTTGGTGACCATGCAGGAGGACAACAGCGGCTTCTCCGTTCTTCTGGACATGCTGGCCGAACTTTACCAGAAGCAGCCCAAGATCGGTTACCACCTGCTCTACTACCTCAAAGCCAG CAAAGCGGCCAACGGCAAGATGATGCTGTACGAGTCCTTCGCTCAGGCCACGGCGCTGGGCGACCTTCACACGTGCCTCATGATGGACATGAAGGCGtgtcaggaggatgacgtccgaTTGCTCTGCTACCTGACGCCCTCCATCTACTCTGAG tttccgGACGAGACGTTGCGAAGCGGCGAGCTGCTCAACATGATCGTGGCAGTCATCGATTCTACTCAG TTGCAGGAGTTGATGTGTCACGTGATGATGGGCAACCTGGTCATGTTCCGCAAGGATTCGGTCCTCAACATCCTCA TCCAGTCGTTAGACTGGGAGACTTTTGAGCAGTACAGCACGTGGCAGCTTTTCCTGGCGCACAGCATTCCCCTGGAGGCCATCATACCCATCCTGCAGCACCTCAAATACAAAG AACACCCCGAGGCCCTGTCCTGCCTGCTCCTGCAACTACGGCGGGAAAA ACCCAGCGAGGAGATGGTGAAGATGGTTTTGAGCAGGCCTTGCCACAGCGAGGACCAGTTCACCACCAGCCTCCTGCGCCACTGGGCGTCCAAACACGACGACACGCTGGCCGAACACATCAAGGCGCAGCTCATCAAGAACAACAACCAACCGCGGAAGAGGCAGAG TCTCCGCAGCTCCAGCAGCAAACTGGCTCAGCTGACCCTGGAGCAGATCCTGGAACACCTGGACAACCTCAGGTTGAGTCTCAACAACACCAAGAACAGCT TCTTCAGCCAGACGCCCATCCTGCAGGCCCTGCAGCACGTTCAGGCCAGTTGCGACGAAGGACACAAAATGAG GTTCAGCGACCTCTTCGCCCTGGCCGAAGAATACGAAGATTCGCAGGCCAAGCCGCCCAAGTCTCGGCGCAAGGCGGCCGCCACTTCGCCGCGGTCCAGGAAAGGCGCGGCGCCCCCCAGCAACAACGAGGAGGAGAGCGCGTCCAGCAGCGCCTCG GAGGAGGAAGACTCCAAGCCCAAAGCTCCCAAGAGGAAGAGGAAATGCTCGTCGGCCGTGGCGTCGGACAGCGACTGA
- the ints3 gene encoding integrator complex subunit 3 isoform X1, translating to MEAAPVKAKPQGRLLVSTQLDAKDELEEKLERCVGVVHSLTNGLSEREANDALTANVCKGQQQHEEVCLGLLALLLTEPAQAQRCYRDLTLVNRDGMNVVLVKINQILMEKFLKLQDVPRKQLVWLVRELVKSGVMATDGVVMTLLKQIAGGDVSAKNLWLAESVLDILLEQKEWLAKSGMLIAMSVYTYLRLIVDHGAPNLLALRQKEVDFCIGMLREKFLECVIIGRDLVRLLQNVARIPEMDLLWRDLLHNPQVLSPQFTGVLQLLTARTSRKFLACRLTPDMETKLLFMTSRVRFGQQKRYQDWFQRQYLSMAESQSLRCDLIRYICGVVHPSNEVLSSDILPRWAIIGWLLTTCTSNVAASNAKLALFYDWLFFNPDKDSIMNIEPAILVMHHSMKPHPAITATLLDFMCRIIPHFFPPLEVQVRQGVFNSLTFIMEKRVLAHLAPLFDNPKLDRELRSMLRERFPEFCGAPSPPTEVKMEEMASMEMEHMLDKEEGCYDNTEAAFSDDEEEVNSKGKKREFRFHPIREAVAEEPADITPWLHQLEDTMRDKVVQLQKSSDTETQCEVMQDIVDLILEEDFDTEQMSALASCLAEIFKEHFRGDVLPEDITDESLEESVCKAVCLVFRNLVTMQEDNSGFSVLLDMLAELYQKQPKIGYHLLYYLKASKAANGKMMLYESFAQATALGDLHTCLMMDMKACQEDDVRLLCYLTPSIYSEFPDETLRSGELLNMIVAVIDSTQLQELMCHVMMGNLVMFRKDSVLNILIQSLDWETFEQYSTWQLFLAHSIPLEAIIPILQHLKYKEHPEALSCLLLQLRREKPSEEMVKMVLSRPCHSEDQFTTSLLRHWASKHDDTLAEHIKAQLIKNNNQPRKRQSLRSSSSKLAQLTLEQILEHLDNLRLSLNNTKNSCQYTRLSVRGQTDGRSTDVSVCSVFSQTPILQALQHVQASCDEGHKMRFSDLFALAEEYEDSQAKPPKSRRKAAATSPRSRKGAAPPSNNEEESASSSASEEEDSKPKAPKRKRKCSSAVASDSD from the exons ATGGAAGCCGCCCCGGTCAAGGCCAAGCCGCAGGGCCGCCTTCTGGTGTCCACGCAGCTCGACGCCAAAGACGAGCTGGAAGAG aAACTGGAGCGTTGCGTCGGAGTGGTGCACTCCTTGACCAATGGCCTTTCCGAGAGAGAAGCGAACGACGCCCTGACGGCCAAT GTGTGTAAAGGCCAGCAACAGCACGAAGAGGTTTGTCTCGGTCTCTTGGCGCTTCTTCTCACCGAGCCGGCGCAGGCCCAGAGG TGTTACCGAGACCTGACCCTGGTGAACAGAGACGGAATGAACGTGGTCCTGGTCAAGATCAACCAGATCCTAATGGAAAAGTTCCTCAAGCTGCAAGACGTCCCCAGAAAGCAG TTGGTGTGGCTGGTCAGAGAGTTGGTGAAGAGCGGCGTGATGGCGACGGACGGCGTGGTCATGACGCTGCTCAAGCAGATCGCGG GAGGCGACGTGTCCGCCAAGAACTTGTGGTTGGCCGAGAGCGTCCTGGACATCCTGCTGGAGCAAAA GGAGTGGCTGGCGAAGAGCGGGATGCTGATCGCCATGTCCGTCTACACGTACCTGCGGCTGATCGTGGACCACGGCGCCCCCAACCTGCTGGCTCTCCGCCAGAAGGAAGTGGACTTTTGCATCGGGATGCTGCGGGAAAAG TTTTTGGAGTGCGTGATCATCGGCCGCGATTTGGTGCGCCTGCTGCAGAACGTGGCTCGCATCCCCGAGATGGACCTCCTGTGGAGGGACTTGCTCCACAACCCTCAAGTCCTCAGTCCTCAATTCACCG GCGTCCTCCAGCTGCTGACGGCCCGGACTTCCCGAAAGTTCCTGGCCTGCCGTCTGACCCCCGACATGGAGACCAAGCTCCTCTTCATGACCTCCAGG GTCCGCTTCGGGCAGCAGAAGCGCTACCAAGACTGGTTCCAGCGCCAGTACCTGTCCATGGCGGAGAGCCAGTCGCTGCGCTGCGATCTGATTCGCTACATCTGCGGCGTGGTCCACCCGTCCAACGAGGTCCTCAGCTCCGACATCCTACCGCGCTGGGCCATCATCGGCTGGCTGCTCACCACCTGCACG TCCAACGTGGCCGCCTCCAACGCCAAGCTGGCGCTCTTCTACGACTGGCTGTTCTTCAACCCTGACAAGGACAGCATCATGAACATAG AGCCGGCCATTCTGGTGATGCATCATTCCATGAAGCCTCATCCCGCCATCACGGCAACACTGCTGGACTTTATGTGTCGG ATCATTCCTCACTTCTTCCCTCCGTTGGAAGTTCAAGTTCGTCAGGGCGTCTTCAACTCGCTCACGTTCATCATGGAGAAGCGAGTGCTGGC GCACCTGGCGCCGTTGTTCGACAATCCCAAGCTGGACCGAGAACTTCGCTCCATGCTCAGAGAAAGGTTTCCGGAGTTCTGCGGCGCCCCCTCGCCGCCGACAGAAG TGAAAATGGAGGAGATGGCGTCTATGGAGATGGAGCACATGTTGGACAAGGAAGAAGGTTGCTACGACAACACGGAAGCCGCCTTCAGCGACGACGAGGAGGAGGTCAACAGCAAag GAAAGAAGCGCGAGTTCCGCTTTCATCCCATCAGAGAGGCCGTCGCGGAGGAGCCCGCCGACATCACGCCCTGGCTCCACCAATTGGAGGACACCATGAGGGACAAGGTGGTCCAGCTGCAGAAGTCCAG CGATACGGAGACGCAGTGCGAAGTCATGCAGGACATCGTGGACCTCATCCTGGAG GAGGACTTTGACACGGAGCAGATGTCGGCTTTAGCCTCCTGTCTGGCGGAAATCTTCAAAGAACATTTCCGCGGGGACGTCCTCCCCGAAGACATCACCGACGA GTCTCTGGAGGAGTCGGTGTGCAAGGCGGTGTGTCTGGTCTTCCGCAACTTGGTGACCATGCAGGAGGACAACAGCGGCTTCTCCGTTCTTCTGGACATGCTGGCCGAACTTTACCAGAAGCAGCCCAAGATCGGTTACCACCTGCTCTACTACCTCAAAGCCAG CAAAGCGGCCAACGGCAAGATGATGCTGTACGAGTCCTTCGCTCAGGCCACGGCGCTGGGCGACCTTCACACGTGCCTCATGATGGACATGAAGGCGtgtcaggaggatgacgtccgaTTGCTCTGCTACCTGACGCCCTCCATCTACTCTGAG tttccgGACGAGACGTTGCGAAGCGGCGAGCTGCTCAACATGATCGTGGCAGTCATCGATTCTACTCAG TTGCAGGAGTTGATGTGTCACGTGATGATGGGCAACCTGGTCATGTTCCGCAAGGATTCGGTCCTCAACATCCTCA TCCAGTCGTTAGACTGGGAGACTTTTGAGCAGTACAGCACGTGGCAGCTTTTCCTGGCGCACAGCATTCCCCTGGAGGCCATCATACCCATCCTGCAGCACCTCAAATACAAAG AACACCCCGAGGCCCTGTCCTGCCTGCTCCTGCAACTACGGCGGGAAAA ACCCAGCGAGGAGATGGTGAAGATGGTTTTGAGCAGGCCTTGCCACAGCGAGGACCAGTTCACCACCAGCCTCCTGCGCCACTGGGCGTCCAAACACGACGACACGCTGGCCGAACACATCAAGGCGCAGCTCATCAAGAACAACAACCAACCGCGGAAGAGGCAGAG TCTCCGCAGCTCCAGCAGCAAACTGGCTCAGCTGACCCTGGAGCAGATCCTGGAACACCTGGACAACCTCAGGTTGAGTCTCAACAACACCAAGAACAGCTGTCAGTACACCCGCCTTTCCGTCCGCGGACAGACAGACGGACGGTCGACCGATGTTTCCGTGTGTTCAGTCTTCAGCCAGACGCCCATCCTGCAGGCCCTGCAGCACGTTCAGGCCAGTTGCGACGAAGGACACAAAATGAG GTTCAGCGACCTCTTCGCCCTGGCCGAAGAATACGAAGATTCGCAGGCCAAGCCGCCCAAGTCTCGGCGCAAGGCGGCCGCCACTTCGCCGCGGTCCAGGAAAGGCGCGGCGCCCCCCAGCAACAACGAGGAGGAGAGCGCGTCCAGCAGCGCCTCG GAGGAGGAAGACTCCAAGCCCAAAGCTCCCAAGAGGAAGAGGAAATGCTCGTCGGCCGTGGCGTCGGACAGCGACTGA
- the qrfp gene encoding uncharacterized protein qrfp isoform X2 has protein sequence MKACASPGGCRLALLSLSLLLPVPPAVTPHPRPRPPAARSFEPRSSSFVVSSSRPSSRQTWGQPQLEAALRTRPPPPPPLRRAREDGAQGGAGGSRTGEALTSILGGLQTAGREKGGFGFRFGRNSAVRGG, from the coding sequence ATGAAAGCGTGCGCATCCCCCGGCGGCTGCCGGCTGGCCCTGCTGTCCCTGAGCCTCCTGCTGCCGGTTCCCCCCGCCGTGACGCCGCATCCCCGGCCCCGCCCCCCCGCGGCGCGCTCGTTCGAGCCGCGCTCGTCCTCCTTCGTGGTCTCCTCCTCCCGACCGTCCTCCCGGCAGACGTGGGGGCAGCCGCAGCTCGAGGCGGCGCTCCGGACGcggcctcctcctcctcctcctcttcgccGGGCCAGAGAGGACGGCGCCCAGGGCGGGGCGGGCGGCTCCAGGACCGGCGAGGCCCTCACCTCCATCCTGGGGGGCCTCCAGACGGCGGGTCGAGAGAAAGGCGGATTCGGCTTTCGCTTCGGCAGAAACTCCGCCGTCCGGGGGGGCtga
- the qrfp gene encoding uncharacterized protein qrfp isoform X1 — protein sequence MTDKMKACASPGGCRLALLSLSLLLPVPPAVTPHPRPRPPAARSFEPRSSSFVVSSSRPSSRQTWGQPQLEAALRTRPPPPPPLRRAREDGAQGGAGGSRTGEALTSILGGLQTAGREKGGFGFRFGRNSAVRGG from the exons ATGACAGACAAG ATGAAAGCGTGCGCATCCCCCGGCGGCTGCCGGCTGGCCCTGCTGTCCCTGAGCCTCCTGCTGCCGGTTCCCCCCGCCGTGACGCCGCATCCCCGGCCCCGCCCCCCCGCGGCGCGCTCGTTCGAGCCGCGCTCGTCCTCCTTCGTGGTCTCCTCCTCCCGACCGTCCTCCCGGCAGACGTGGGGGCAGCCGCAGCTCGAGGCGGCGCTCCGGACGcggcctcctcctcctcctcctcttcgccGGGCCAGAGAGGACGGCGCCCAGGGCGGGGCGGGCGGCTCCAGGACCGGCGAGGCCCTCACCTCCATCCTGGGGGGCCTCCAGACGGCGGGTCGAGAGAAAGGCGGATTCGGCTTTCGCTTCGGCAGAAACTCCGCCGTCCGGGGGGGCtga